The following coding sequences are from one Eucalyptus grandis isolate ANBG69807.140 chromosome 11, ASM1654582v1, whole genome shotgun sequence window:
- the LOC104425218 gene encoding tyrosine decarboxylase 2, whose product MEGGLKPMDSEQLRENAHRMVDFIADYYKSIESFPVLSQVEPGYLHKLLPDAAPDRPESLQQVLEDVQAKILPGMTHWQSPNYFAYYPSNSSIAGFMGEMLSAGLNIVGFSWITSPAATELEMIVLDWLAKLLNLPDDFLSTGPGGGVIQGTASEAVLVVLLAARDKFLSRIGKSSLDKLVVYSSDQTHSSMQKACQIAGIYPENCRALKTDASTNYALSPDLLDEVISQDISTGLVPFFLCATVGTTSSTAVDPLPTLATVAKRNGMWFHIDAAYAGSACICPEYRPYIDGVEDADSFNMNAHKWFLTNFDCSPLWIKDRNALIQALSTNPEYLKNKASQANMVVDYRDWQIPLGRRFRSLKLWMVLRLYGVQNLQQYIRNHIELARQFEGLVSNDPRFEVVTPRVFSLVCFRLLSPDNDGDKGNKLNRDLLDAVNSTGKIFISHTVLLGTYILRFAVGAPLTEERHVHEAWKVLQDEASKLLATVQNN is encoded by the exons CCTGGCTATTTACATAAACTTCTTCCAGATGCTGCGCCTGATCGTCCTGAATCATTGCAACAAGTTCTTGAAG ATGTACAGGCAAAAATATTACCTGGGATGACCCATTGGCAGAGTCCAAATTATTTTGCATATTATCCTTCTAACAGCAGTATTGCGGGTTTTATGGGAGAGATGCTCAGCGCTGGCCTCAACATTGTTGGCTTCAGTTGGATTACTTCCCCTGCTGCAACAGAGCTTGAAATGATAGTTCTGGATTGGCTTGCTAAACTTCTCAATCTGCCTGATGACTTTCTTTCAACGG GACCGGGCGGTGGAGTAATACAGGGCACTGCAAGTGAAGCTGTTCTAGTAGTTCTATTGGCTGCTCGAGATAAGTTCTTAAGTAGAATAGGGAAAAGTTCCCTCGATAAGCTCGTTGTTTATTCTTCTGACCAGACCCATTCCTCCATGCAAAAAGCATGCCAG ATAGCAGGTATCTATCCAGAGAACTGCAGGGCTCTAAAAACAGATGCTTCTACCAATTATGCGCTCTCTCCTGATTTACTTGATGAAGTGATTTCTCAAGACATATCCACCGGTTTAGTTCCCTTCTTTTTGTGTGCTACA GTTGGTACAACTTCTTCAACGGCAGTTGATCCCTTGCCTACACTAGCAACAGTTGCTAAG AGAAATGGAATGTGGTTCCATATTGATGCTGCATATGCTGGAAGTGCTTGTATATGTCCTGAATATCGGCCATACATTGACGGTGTTGAAGATGCTGATTCATTCAACATGAATGCACATAAGTGGTTTCTGACAAATTTTGATTGCTCACCTCTCTGGATAAAA GACAGAAATGCGTTGATTCAGGCCCTTTCTACCAATCCAGAGTACCTAAAGAACAAG GCATCACAAGCAAACATGGTTGTGGACTACAGAGACTGGCAAATTCCTCTTGGGCGTCGTTTTAG ATCACTGAAACTTTGGATGGTTTTACGGCTGTATGGTGTACAAAATCTTCAGCAGTACATCAGAAACCACATTGAGCTGGCCAGACAGTTTGAAGGTCTTGTCAGTAATGATCCTAGATTTGAG GTTGTCACCCCTCGAGTATTTTCACTGGTCTGTTTCCGTCTCCTCTCTCCTGACAACGATGGagataaaggaaataaattgaACCGTGATCTATTAGATGCGGTAAACTCAACTGGGAAAATCTTCATTTCTCACACT GTTCTCTTGGGTACTTACATCTTACGCTTCGCGGTCGGGGCTCCATTGACAGAAGAGAGACATGTTCATGAAGCATGGAAGGTTCTGCAAGACGAGGCATCTAAGCTGCTGGCTACTGTTCAGAATAACTAA